The genomic interval TTAGGTTTGAAAGTGACTGCGAAAGAGTCAAGGCATGGGGACAGCTTAATACTTTGGAATGGCCTACCCACCAAGATATGGGAATGACATAGTAATGCATGATAAGTCATGAgaactttatattttttcataggAACAAGGgggacaaaatattttatataaataaaataaatatttaaatgctatGTCCCTACACCTTATTAAGTCATCATTTAAAGATTCTATCACACATTATTAAGCTGTTCCCACATCAGTTATTTGCATATCTATAAAGGCTCACAATgtatttatccattcattcgtCCATCCGAACTCATTCTGATCAAGGTTGTGGTTGGTCTGGAGTCTATCCAAAACCACTGGTAGAGACACTACCTTTTGCAATATGCTgccctaaatatatatattctcttaCATATTTCATGGTTATGTTAACAAATTACTGATGTGATTAAAGTCCATGCACATACAATAAGCatttatgaaaaaataatttcaaaatatttacttttatttcacgTTTATTCTCAAAATCTGACTATTATTATTCAGTCATAAGAGGAATATCATTCAGTTCAagattgttattgtttttccaGTAAAGTCTGTTCTTCACTGAATCTGAGAGAAGGACAGGAAGCTGATggaataaacaaaataagatCAGTatctcaaaaaacaaaaaaacaaaagggaCATAGGTTTGAATATGCTTTGAATAAATGATTTCTATTTTCATACCTTGtgtgtttactttattttaatccagcagTAGTCATTCTGTATGGTGAGAGTAAAGCACAGATAAAGAATCTTTTCTGATTTTGGCACAggtataaatacaaaaaaacaaaaaaaaacaaaacaataatatgTTTCTTCATCAATTTCTAACTAACCCTTGcagtcattgttttttttttttttttttgatagttTTGCAATAAGGTGTtggcctgtgtttgtttttctggatATCTCTTTTGATCATGGAAGTGAATTATAATACACTATAAACATTACAGATCTAAAAGCACAGAAGACAAGTGGGTTGACTGGTCATTTTCATTTTGGAGAGTGAATAAAAAGAACCCTTGATTCTTTTCCCCTCACTGTAAAGAAAATCACACTCAATAACAATTAACAATTCCACACTGAATGACTTTGTCTTGTGTTGTATTTTGAAAAAATCAGTGACAATTTCCTTAATTTAACCCATTATTTATTTCTTACTGTATACTGTAAACCTCTTACAGATTTAATGAAGGGAGAGTATCTGGACCAGTCTCGTGATGAATGGATGGCTGATAGGCACCACCTCTTCCTGCTGACATGACAGAGGGCCAAGCTGAGTAGCCAATGGGAGGCAGCGGTGGAGGGCtgtagtgatgatgatggtgaattGCACCTCCCCTGGGTTTCACTGTGTTCTCCTAATAACAAACAAATCGTAATTTAAAGAacttaatagttttttttaccCTGTTAACATATCTGTGTGGTATGTTTTATATGCTCGGAAAAAATAATcactaatcactagtgtgtgggtGTCCACCTGTTCATTTCCATGCAGCTTTATATCATTGTATAActacaattacaataaaaacacatttctcttTTTCATATGTGAATATTCTGTATTAACaagtgaggagtttgctgtaaTATGgactctttaaaaaataaatatttataaaataatgtggaaataCTGATAAACATCAGGTAAAGACCTGGCCTATGTATGGACTTCCTGCACCACCCTGAGGGAAGGCCATTGGAGGAAGTGCCTTAAGCATCATGTTGTGCATTATGATCTGGTGCATCTGAGCATTCTGCATCAGCATCAGCTCCACCATATCTGAGGGTCACAACAAATTATATCACAAAAGAAGTCATTTACAAACATGGAGTTTTAGCCTTACAAGCTactcagcaaaacaaacaaaaacacataattaaaacattaaagatgtaaCCAAATCATATGGAATaatttcatgtcaaatgctCCAGTCTAGAGAAACATacagaatcattcattcattcattcattatctgtaaccgcttatccaattccaggtgggtccagagcctacctggaatcattgggcgcaaggcgggaatacaccctggagggggcgccagtccttcacggggcaacacagacacacactcacattcactcacacactcacacctacggacacttttgagtcgccaatccacctgcaacgtgtgtttttggactgtgggaggaaaccggagcacccggaggaaacccacgcggccacggggagaacacaccaactcctcacctccaggtccctggagctgtgtgactgcaacactacctgctgcgccaccgtgccgccccatacagaatctgaattatttaaattggttgagataggaaccagacatcttaACCACATAAAGGTTCATCAAAGAGAAATTATATCAAATGGTCACTAATACCTTCCTGAATAGCAGACTAATGTGAGATGTACTGGCCTGAAATGTCAATCCTATATTGATATAAAGTATTtgcaaaatatttcaataaaatcAGTTCAATTTCCTCTTACCTGGTGATATTTTACAGTGCAGTGGGCCTTTTGTTAGTGTTGAGGAGGCTTATGTATGTGCATGATAACAGATGGTCTACAGGGGGTAACTATAGTCTTATACAGTAGAGATATAAAGCAAGTAGAGATCATGAAGTATGAAATGAGAGTGTGTTACCTTCTTTAATGCTGCCAGGTCTATGTGGGACAGACTGAGGTGGGGGAATCTGGGCTATAAGGGGCTGCTGCTGTGGTAACTGCTGGATAATGGTGGCAGGCTGCTGTGGTATctaaagtatttaaaatgatgtgttaatttaaaaaaaactcacaatgcataaataatatatttctgcTATGAACTACAATTGTTTATTGGGCTTAATAATACACCACAGTATGCAAACACATATGAATCATACAAAATCTTTATCAGTATCTAATCATT from Hoplias malabaricus isolate fHopMal1 chromosome 3, fHopMal1.hap1, whole genome shotgun sequence carries:
- the zgc:112416 gene encoding uncharacterized protein C21orf58 — translated: MADPMVEQMTRLKLKLLEKRLENEREAHGQRGDSALSTRSYDGQMDALHSALRRKRELLRRLREQHMLEELERPNSWAGPRRRQHYEPFPLPPPAAHAPIYHSHPPPPPAPLPPPPPRIIQHTIPQQPATIIQQLPQQQPLIAQIPPPQSVPHRPGSIKEDMVELMLMQNAQMHQIIMHNMMLKALPPMAFPQGGAGSPYIGQENTVKPRGGAIHHHHHYSPPPLPPIGYSAWPSVMSAGRGGAYQPSIHHETGPDTLPSLNL